A single Vulcanisaeta distributa DSM 14429 DNA region contains:
- a CDS encoding ABC transporter ATP-binding protein, translating to MPEVFEDAPWVRKDSLVVAHRLRTYYTIKPGLFAKPRYVKAVDDISLGIDRGITLAVIGESGSGKTTLGRTLIRLLEPISGEIYFDGVNITHMKEEELKKIGFRRRVSMVFQDPYSSLNPFHSIHFILEEPLMIQGVARDEREERIYKALEEVKLTPPEDFINKYPHMLSGGQRQRVAIARAIITNPDFIVADEPVSMLDASIRVEILTILKDIQQRHKMAFMYITHDISTAKYFSDYILIMYAGQFAEYGPFRDVIKNPLHPYAQSLIEAIPDPDPSNRLRERKVAPGEPPNLVNPPSGCRFHPRCPYAMDICKRQEPPVVEARPGVFVKCWLYVKR from the coding sequence ATGCCTGAGGTCTTTGAGGATGCGCCGTGGGTTAGGAAGGATAGTCTTGTTGTTGCCCATAGATTAAGGACGTATTATACAATAAAGCCTGGCTTATTTGCAAAGCCGAGGTACGTTAAGGCCGTTGATGATATTAGCTTAGGCATTGATAGAGGCATCACATTGGCTGTTATTGGTGAGTCGGGTAGTGGAAAGACTACGCTGGGTAGGACACTCATTAGGCTCCTTGAACCTATTTCTGGAGAAATATATTTTGATGGCGTTAATATAACGCATATGAAGGAGGAGGAATTGAAGAAAATAGGGTTTAGAAGAAGGGTTAGTATGGTGTTTCAAGACCCGTATTCAAGCCTTAATCCATTTCATAGCATTCACTTCATACTTGAAGAGCCACTAATGATACAGGGAGTAGCAAGAGACGAGAGGGAAGAAAGGATTTACAAAGCACTTGAGGAGGTTAAACTGACACCACCCGAGGACTTCATTAATAAGTACCCACACATGCTCAGCGGCGGCCAAAGACAGAGAGTTGCGATTGCAAGGGCTATAATAACGAATCCAGACTTCATAGTTGCCGATGAGCCTGTATCAATGCTTGACGCATCAATAAGGGTTGAGATACTAACAATACTTAAGGATATTCAGCAAAGACATAAGATGGCATTCATGTACATAACCCATGATATATCAACCGCAAAGTACTTCAGCGACTATATATTAATAATGTACGCAGGCCAATTCGCCGAGTACGGCCCATTCAGGGACGTGATTAAGAACCCACTTCACCCATATGCTCAGTCGCTCATTGAGGCGATACCCGACCCAGACCCAAGTAATAGGCTGAGGGAGAGGAAGGTAGCTCCTGGTGAACCGCCTAACTTAGTTAATCCACCATCTGGCTGTAGGTTCCACCCAAGATGCCCATATGCGATGGATATCTGTAAGAGGCAGGAACCACCAGTGGTTGAGGCAAGGCCTGGCGTATTCGTTAAGTGCTGGCTATACGTTAAGAGGTAA
- a CDS encoding RNA-binding domain-containing protein has protein sequence MAITQLDLEVNIHATEDLDRAINYLTRLLTDKAPIVVEVLYGHYGNPIYRVQSSIRDKDLAMSIIRSICSSLVNRDYLLKTLGNRVDGSGNVFLRLDKQEFARGRIVISDGDDVIRIRFRVTGVDAVQFINEVCK, from the coding sequence ATGGCAATTACTCAACTAGACCTTGAAGTTAATATACACGCAACTGAGGACTTAGATAGAGCGATTAATTACCTGACCAGGTTATTGACGGATAAGGCGCCAATAGTGGTTGAGGTGCTTTATGGGCATTATGGCAACCCAATATATAGGGTTCAATCATCCATTAGGGATAAGGATTTAGCGATGAGCATCATAAGGTCCATATGCTCATCACTTGTCAATAGGGATTACCTATTGAAGACCCTTGGGAATAGGGTTGATGGTTCCGGTAACGTCTTCCTTAGGCTTGATAAGCAGGAATTTGCGAGGGGCCGTATCGTGATTAGCGATGGTGATGACGTGATTAGGATTAGGTTCAGGGTTACGGGTGTTGATGCCGTGCAGTTTATTAATGAGGTTTGTAAATAA
- a CDS encoding 50S ribosomal protein L15e translates to MAKGLYHYLAEAWAGARSSWIWDVVMKQRLIEWRREPSIVRVEKPTRINKARQYGYKAKQGIIVVRVRLRRGPFNRRRPNSGRRPKRMGVYGITTSKSLQLIAEERAARKHPNMEVLGSYWVGEDGTYVWYEVILVDPSHPAIRSDPDFAWLVGKEDREGRRRRRLRERQRKLIERLRKRAEQSQSQ, encoded by the coding sequence ATGGCGAAGGGGCTTTACCACTATTTAGCCGAGGCGTGGGCTGGGGCCAGGAGTAGCTGGATTTGGGATGTGGTAATGAAGCAGCGGTTGATAGAGTGGCGTAGAGAGCCGTCTATTGTTAGGGTCGAGAAGCCCACGAGGATTAACAAGGCCAGGCAGTATGGCTATAAGGCTAAGCAGGGGATAATAGTCGTTAGGGTTAGGCTCAGGAGGGGTCCATTTAACAGGAGGAGACCCAACAGTGGGAGGAGGCCAAAGAGGATGGGTGTTTATGGAATAACCACCAGCAAGAGTCTTCAATTGATTGCTGAGGAGAGGGCCGCCAGGAAGCACCCAAATATGGAGGTTCTTGGTTCGTATTGGGTTGGTGAGGATGGCACGTACGTGTGGTACGAGGTAATACTAGTTGACCCAAGCCACCCAGCCATTAGGAGTGACCCTGACTTTGCCTGGCTTGTTGGTAAGGAGGATAGGGAGGGACGTAGGAGGAGAAGGTTGAGGGAGAGGCAGAGGAAGTTGATTGAGAGGTTGAGGAAAAGGGCTGAGCAGTCTCAATCACAATAA
- a CDS encoding THUMP domain-containing protein, which yields MRVLVTFEPYARSISPYDLLSRINCGQVIEWGRNKCIVDLGDCGSDALSILRDINYVAHLSIIDQVISRDLNALLAVTKEVLLSLINNRDGTFKVIVKRMDKKYPMTSIELAKKLGEYLAQVAKADLEDPDYIIYVEVREDSFIVAHSTRELFRKRREAIPTDWVDRVVGIVEGPREVYETMDLIQLSHALGIEVRLITSPLLIDRALKALRLGSLPRVKVVGIDEALDDVDIPIVLSMHANYNERKLIEVSREALSKGLRIGLILGNEYDDVSLSLRSRAMYEIRLGPMTGHPMRTTVALAYAISVIYTTWLMSSDASRD from the coding sequence ATGAGGGTTTTAGTAACGTTTGAGCCGTATGCAAGGAGTATAAGTCCATATGATTTGTTATCCAGGATTAACTGTGGTCAAGTCATTGAGTGGGGACGCAATAAATGCATAGTTGACCTGGGTGATTGCGGTTCAGATGCATTATCAATTCTTAGGGATATTAATTACGTAGCCCACCTATCAATAATTGATCAAGTAATTAGCAGGGACTTGAATGCGTTGCTTGCGGTGACTAAGGAGGTATTGCTGAGCCTTATTAATAATAGGGATGGGACATTCAAGGTTATTGTCAAGAGGATGGATAAGAAATACCCAATGACCAGTATTGAACTTGCCAAGAAGCTTGGCGAGTACCTAGCCCAGGTCGCTAAGGCTGATCTGGAGGATCCTGATTACATAATATATGTTGAGGTTAGGGAGGACTCCTTCATAGTTGCCCATTCGACCAGGGAGCTATTCCGTAAGAGGAGGGAGGCAATACCCACTGATTGGGTGGACCGCGTGGTTGGCATTGTTGAGGGTCCTAGGGAGGTCTACGAGACTATGGACCTAATACAACTTAGCCATGCCCTTGGTATTGAGGTCAGGTTAATAACGAGCCCATTGCTCATTGATAGAGCGTTGAAGGCCTTGAGACTTGGTTCCCTGCCCAGGGTTAAGGTTGTGGGTATTGATGAGGCGTTGGATGATGTTGACATACCAATTGTGTTGTCAATGCATGCCAATTATAATGAGAGGAAGTTGATTGAAGTGAGTAGGGAGGCGTTAAGTAAGGGTTTGAGAATTGGCTTGATACTTGGTAATGAGTATGATGATGTTAGCCTGAGCCTAAGGAGTAGGGCTATGTATGAGATTAGGCTTGGCCCGATGACTGGTCACCCCATGAGAACCACGGTTGCGTTGGCCTATGCCATTAGTGTTATATACACAACGTGGTTAATGAGCAGTGATGCTTCCAGAGATTAG
- the hemL gene encoding glutamate-1-semialdehyde 2,1-aminomutase, whose protein sequence is MSESSKLYEEAMKVLVGGVNSPVRAAIRPYPFFVREGKGPYIFTVDGQRLIDYVLGYGPLILGHAPEPVVKRVMEYINRGWLYGAPTEIEVALAKKIVSHFPSIKKVRFVNSGGEAVATAIRLARGYTKRRKILKFEGCYHGAIDYVLVKAGSAAAHFGTPSSAGVPEDVAKLTLVARYNDLDSVERVMRSEGNDVAAIIVEPVMANYGVIPPREGFLKGLREIADKYGALLIFDEVVTGYRLGLGGAQRYYGVSADITTLGKIIGGGFPVGAVGARDEIMDLLSPRGPVFNAGTFNGHPISMIAGLATIDVLETTNAYDIAISASRRLAEGINDVLSRSGIDHVVNWVPTMLQVFFTKGEVIDHETAGKSDTKLYLRLHEELLKRGVFIAPSQFEAMFTSSSHTSDVVEETLRQIEDSVKALKQV, encoded by the coding sequence ATGAGTGAGTCCAGCAAGTTATATGAGGAAGCTATGAAGGTTTTAGTCGGTGGCGTCAATAGTCCGGTCAGGGCTGCGATCAGGCCATACCCATTCTTCGTGAGAGAGGGTAAGGGCCCATACATATTCACGGTTGATGGTCAGCGGTTAATAGATTACGTGCTTGGTTATGGACCATTGATCCTTGGACATGCGCCTGAACCCGTGGTTAAGCGGGTAATGGAATACATCAATAGGGGCTGGCTTTATGGGGCGCCAACGGAGATTGAGGTTGCCCTAGCCAAGAAAATAGTGAGTCACTTCCCAAGTATTAAGAAGGTTAGGTTTGTCAATAGTGGTGGCGAGGCTGTGGCTACGGCGATTAGGCTAGCCCGCGGCTATACTAAGCGTAGGAAGATCCTGAAATTCGAGGGGTGTTATCACGGTGCCATTGATTACGTATTGGTTAAGGCAGGCAGCGCCGCGGCGCATTTTGGCACACCATCATCGGCAGGGGTTCCTGAGGATGTGGCTAAGTTAACGCTTGTAGCTAGATACAACGATCTCGATAGTGTGGAGAGAGTAATGAGGAGTGAGGGTAATGACGTGGCTGCGATAATCGTCGAACCAGTAATGGCGAACTACGGAGTGATACCGCCTAGGGAGGGCTTCCTGAAGGGACTTAGGGAGATTGCGGATAAGTACGGAGCCCTATTAATATTTGATGAGGTGGTCACTGGCTATAGGCTTGGTTTAGGTGGCGCCCAGAGGTATTACGGCGTTAGTGCTGACATAACCACATTGGGTAAGATAATTGGTGGTGGGTTCCCTGTGGGTGCCGTGGGTGCCCGTGACGAAATAATGGACCTACTATCACCGAGGGGTCCCGTATTCAATGCTGGCACATTTAATGGACACCCAATATCCATGATCGCTGGGTTAGCCACTATAGATGTTCTCGAGACCACGAACGCGTATGACATCGCAATAAGCGCATCACGTAGGTTAGCTGAGGGGATCAATGACGTACTTAGTAGGTCTGGTATCGATCACGTGGTTAATTGGGTACCAACGATGCTCCAGGTATTCTTCACTAAGGGTGAGGTTATTGATCATGAAACAGCGGGTAAGTCAGATACGAAACTGTATCTCAGGCTTCATGAGGAGTTACTGAAGCGTGGCGTCTTTATAGCTCCCAGTCAATTTGAGGCTATGTTCACAAGCTCAAGCCACACCAGTGACGTAGTTGAGGAGACGCTTAGGCAAATCGAGGACTCGGTTAAGGCCCTTAAGCAGGTTTAA
- a CDS encoding ABC transporter permease: MAKKQREFRILGMTPSEITKEFFSSGTGKVAAALFIVLVVVSIYALIVLPPNFANVWNNPKYWELNPQYAPPAWVDSIIGPVYSPQIYVNDYTFTVQQQSGVTYITVTFSVNYKYDKPWNELFIVINNPAIYSMSQPPVVSITVYRPDGSKITLGPLPINTKVTTLGVAPEVVSQVNLFYNEEYHISSIVPTGSSATPYLFYTVDNGKLVPLKGPYKFVMVFYVFSQNSTVINRNDLEIVLQGQIYGLMGTDNEGHDLWLGLLAGFPIDLAVGLLSALIIVVIAVIIGIVAGFYGGLVDEFLMRLTDFVILLPAFPLLIVFSVLFGWSIWDAVVFLAIVSWGASARIIRAMIMQIRSAQYIESAVIAGASRMWILRNHILPQIIPYILYLLVTNVPGAILTLASINFLGLAGSEYPTWGTLLYYADEFGALTSGYWWWVIPPGLLVAFVAVVFILTAMASEPVVNPRLRYG, encoded by the coding sequence ATGGCGAAGAAACAGCGTGAGTTCAGGATCCTTGGAATGACACCAAGCGAGATCACTAAGGAGTTCTTCTCATCAGGTACGGGTAAGGTTGCGGCTGCATTATTCATAGTATTAGTGGTGGTATCAATATACGCATTAATAGTATTACCACCAAACTTCGCAAATGTATGGAATAACCCAAAGTATTGGGAGTTAAATCCGCAGTACGCACCACCTGCCTGGGTTGACTCAATAATAGGGCCTGTCTACTCACCGCAGATTTACGTAAATGACTATACATTTACCGTCCAACAACAGAGTGGGGTTACCTATATTACGGTGACGTTCAGCGTTAACTATAAGTATGATAAACCATGGAATGAATTGTTTATTGTAATTAATAACCCAGCCATATATAGCATGTCCCAACCCCCAGTGGTGTCAATAACGGTTTATAGGCCTGACGGAAGTAAGATAACGCTTGGCCCACTACCCATTAACACGAAGGTAACAACTCTTGGTGTGGCTCCAGAGGTCGTTAGTCAGGTTAACTTATTCTATAATGAGGAATACCACATTAGCAGCATTGTACCCACCGGATCATCTGCGACACCGTACCTATTCTATACAGTTGATAATGGTAAGCTAGTGCCGTTAAAGGGGCCGTATAAGTTCGTTATGGTGTTTTACGTATTTTCGCAGAACTCAACCGTGATTAATAGGAATGACCTTGAGATTGTGCTTCAGGGTCAGATATATGGTTTAATGGGTACTGATAATGAGGGTCATGACCTATGGCTTGGCTTGCTGGCAGGTTTCCCAATAGACCTCGCTGTTGGCCTGCTCTCTGCGTTGATAATAGTGGTTATAGCGGTAATAATTGGTATTGTGGCTGGATTCTATGGTGGACTTGTTGATGAATTTTTAATGAGGCTTACGGACTTTGTGATATTATTACCGGCCTTCCCATTATTAATTGTCTTCTCAGTCCTATTTGGTTGGAGTATTTGGGATGCCGTGGTATTCCTGGCAATCGTGTCCTGGGGCGCGTCGGCTAGGATCATCAGGGCGATGATTATGCAGATAAGGAGTGCCCAATACATAGAATCTGCGGTGATAGCAGGTGCCAGTAGGATGTGGATATTGAGAAACCACATACTGCCCCAGATAATTCCATACATACTTTACCTACTGGTTACGAATGTGCCCGGCGCAATACTGACACTGGCCTCTATAAACTTCCTGGGCCTAGCGGGTTCTGAATACCCAACATGGGGCACGCTCCTATATTACGCTGATGAATTTGGCGCATTAACATCTGGTTATTGGTGGTGGGTCATACCGCCGGGACTTCTTGTTGCCTTCGTGGCGGTAGTGTTTATATTGACCGCCATGGCATCGGAGCCCGTGGTTAACCCAAGGCTTAGGTATGGGTGA
- a CDS encoding RNase P subunit p30 family protein → MFVELHLGSTDRKLIRLLKALGYGLVALVIGGNDVEELPTFRKLVITRGSAWKIRMFKNFDIVSVVPWSRFVLNKLISDDRVDVVTINEVNRDILPSKAQARVMAREGKALEIVINSIVSNGEAGLAFLRDVINEYSTIDGLRIIVSQGVSKVSDVRNPRDIAKLIEVLTNANAKPLVSDNPYEVLVDALYKRGVCL, encoded by the coding sequence ATGTTCGTAGAATTACACCTAGGCTCTACGGATAGGAAATTGATTAGATTATTGAAGGCACTCGGTTATGGTTTAGTGGCGTTGGTGATTGGTGGTAATGATGTTGAGGAATTACCGACCTTTAGGAAGCTTGTGATTACGAGAGGTAGTGCCTGGAAAATAAGGATGTTTAAAAACTTCGACATAGTGTCTGTGGTGCCGTGGAGTAGGTTCGTACTTAATAAGTTGATAAGCGATGATAGGGTTGATGTAGTAACAATCAACGAGGTTAATAGGGACATCCTGCCATCAAAGGCCCAGGCCAGGGTTATGGCTAGGGAGGGTAAGGCGTTGGAGATCGTTATAAACTCTATTGTGAGTAATGGCGAGGCTGGACTTGCATTCCTTAGGGATGTTATTAATGAGTATTCAACGATCGACGGTCTTAGGATAATAGTGTCCCAGGGCGTAAGTAAAGTGTCTGATGTTAGAAATCCCAGGGATATCGCGAAATTAATAGAGGTATTAACTAATGCCAATGCTAAGCCGCTGGTTAGTGATAATCCATATGAGGTACTTGTTGATGCTTTGTATAAGAGGGGCGTCTGTTTATGA
- a CDS encoding ABC transporter ATP-binding protein, with amino-acid sequence MALLEVKHARLYYTTTKGIVKAVDDVSFELNEGETLAVVGESGSGKSTLAKLLVRVWERNVSLIDGEIYLDGKEVLHIPEEEFRREIRWKKIAMVPQASMNALNPVIRIGDQMIEPLLLQGTSKDEALKMAMDALESVGLPRDIVSRYPHQLSGGMKQRVIIAMAIMAHPKIVILDEPTSALDVITQANIMNLLKKLKWEYKLSYIFITHDLALASELADSVAIMYAGKMVEIGGAEDIYGNPSHPYTQGLISSAPTLRVDKTLSFIPGEVPSLISPPPGCRFHPRCPFYRDRDYLKGLCDAKEPPMMELESKASRKHLVACWLYK; translated from the coding sequence ATGGCATTACTCGAGGTTAAACATGCAAGGCTTTACTACACAACAACGAAGGGCATCGTTAAGGCAGTCGATGACGTATCCTTCGAATTAAATGAGGGAGAGACCTTAGCCGTAGTTGGTGAGTCAGGCAGTGGTAAGTCCACCCTGGCTAAATTACTTGTTAGGGTTTGGGAGAGGAATGTATCGCTCATTGATGGTGAGATCTACCTTGATGGTAAGGAAGTCCTTCATATACCTGAGGAGGAGTTTAGGAGGGAAATCAGGTGGAAGAAGATTGCAATGGTACCTCAAGCATCAATGAATGCCCTGAACCCGGTGATAAGGATCGGCGATCAAATGATTGAACCACTACTATTACAGGGAACTAGTAAGGATGAGGCATTAAAGATGGCAATGGATGCGCTTGAATCCGTTGGATTGCCTAGGGATATCGTGAGTAGGTATCCACATCAACTCAGTGGTGGTATGAAGCAGAGGGTCATAATAGCCATGGCCATAATGGCTCATCCTAAAATAGTTATTCTCGATGAGCCTACATCGGCTCTTGACGTAATAACCCAGGCAAACATAATGAACCTACTTAAGAAGCTTAAGTGGGAGTATAAACTATCATACATCTTCATAACACACGATTTAGCGCTGGCAAGCGAACTCGCGGACTCCGTCGCTATAATGTATGCCGGTAAGATGGTGGAAATAGGTGGTGCAGAGGATATTTACGGAAACCCAAGCCACCCATATACCCAGGGCTTAATATCTAGTGCGCCAACGCTAAGGGTAGATAAGACTTTATCATTCATACCTGGTGAGGTACCGAGTCTAATAAGCCCACCGCCTGGCTGTAGGTTCCACCCAAGATGCCCATTCTATAGGGATAGGGATTATCTGAAGGGTCTTTGCGATGCTAAGGAACCGCCAATGATGGAACTCGAGAGTAAGGCCAGTAGGAAGCATCTCGTGGCTTGTTGGTTATATAAATAA
- a CDS encoding flavin reductase family protein, with product MSITGELLKAIMRNYPTGVTIVTTVYNNEYYGLTVNSFTSLSLDPPLVLIAIDKRLVSHEAIDKSNVYAVNILPDDMKDLAIKFATAPREERFKGLRIKTAKTGSPIIEGAIAYLDCRVTAKYPGGDHTIFVGEVVDAQIMNNKLPLIYYNRGYYSIKQATPLQ from the coding sequence ATGTCCATAACGGGCGAATTACTTAAGGCAATAATGAGGAATTACCCAACGGGTGTCACGATAGTAACCACGGTTTATAACAATGAGTATTATGGGTTAACCGTCAACTCCTTCACATCGCTGTCACTCGATCCACCACTGGTGCTTATAGCGATTGATAAGAGGCTGGTTAGTCATGAGGCTATTGATAAATCAAATGTTTATGCCGTTAATATACTACCCGACGATATGAAGGACTTAGCCATTAAATTCGCCACCGCACCAAGGGAGGAGAGGTTTAAAGGCTTGAGAATAAAGACCGCAAAGACCGGTTCACCAATAATTGAGGGTGCAATAGCATACCTAGACTGTAGGGTAACCGCTAAATATCCAGGTGGTGATCATACAATATTTGTTGGCGAGGTTGTTGATGCCCAAATAATGAATAATAAACTGCCATTAATTTACTATAATAGGGGTTACTATAGTATTAAGCAGGCAACACCATTGCAATAA
- a CDS encoding M20 family metallo-hydrolase: MGSKVDLSNVFKHVDNQRDFIIELYRGFIPIKALAPENGGDGEWDRANYLLGIVRRYFDEVRVIEAPDNRVSKGSRPNIVALIKGLDSSRTYWVIAHMDTVPEGDKSLWNYEPFNATVVGDVIYGRGVEDNGQGIVMGIIVGKVLRELSITPPVNYGVILASDEEVGSKYGIQYVINKEPSLISGRDLVLVPDAGNADGTMIEVAEKGILWVKVTVYGKQAHASLPELGLNAYRLGSELTLEIDRKLHETFNYEDPLFVPPKSTFEPTKVEPNVGNVNTIPGKHVFYIDCRILPKYSIDEVLRVIRDTANNYCNTHDCKVDVDIVSREDPVQPTNADSEIVRRLAKAIRTVKGLEPKLLGIGGGTYARYLRARGIPVAVWMTSKETAHAPDEHVLISDVISDIKTVVASLLMEP, encoded by the coding sequence GTGGGATCAAAGGTCGATTTAAGTAATGTTTTTAAACATGTCGATAACCAGAGGGACTTCATAATCGAGTTATATAGGGGTTTCATACCAATAAAGGCATTGGCACCTGAGAATGGCGGTGATGGCGAATGGGATAGGGCAAATTACCTATTGGGCATAGTTAGGAGGTACTTTGATGAGGTTAGGGTGATAGAAGCTCCAGACAACAGGGTTAGTAAAGGATCGAGACCAAACATAGTAGCCCTGATAAAAGGACTTGATAGTTCAAGGACCTACTGGGTCATTGCACACATGGACACAGTACCTGAGGGTGATAAGTCGCTGTGGAATTACGAACCCTTTAATGCCACGGTAGTTGGTGATGTGATATACGGTAGGGGTGTTGAGGATAATGGGCAGGGAATCGTCATGGGGATAATAGTCGGTAAAGTTTTGAGGGAGCTCAGCATAACGCCGCCGGTTAATTATGGAGTAATATTGGCGAGTGATGAGGAGGTTGGTAGTAAGTACGGCATTCAATACGTGATTAATAAGGAACCAAGCCTAATAAGTGGTAGGGACCTCGTATTGGTCCCTGACGCGGGCAATGCCGATGGCACTATGATAGAGGTTGCGGAGAAGGGCATACTCTGGGTGAAGGTCACTGTTTATGGGAAGCAAGCACATGCATCACTTCCTGAACTTGGACTTAACGCGTATAGGCTTGGCAGTGAGTTAACCCTCGAAATAGATAGGAAGTTACACGAAACATTTAATTATGAGGACCCATTGTTCGTACCGCCCAAGTCAACATTCGAACCAACGAAGGTGGAACCAAATGTTGGTAATGTGAATACAATACCTGGCAAGCATGTATTCTATATTGATTGTAGAATACTGCCTAAGTATAGCATTGATGAGGTTCTCAGGGTAATCAGAGACACGGCAAATAATTACTGCAATACCCACGATTGTAAGGTTGATGTTGATATCGTCAGTAGGGAAGACCCAGTACAACCAACAAACGCAGACAGTGAAATTGTTAGGAGGCTAGCTAAGGCTATAAGGACTGTTAAGGGCCTGGAACCGAAGCTACTTGGTATTGGTGGTGGTACATACGCACGTTACCTGAGGGCTAGGGGCATACCCGTGGCTGTTTGGATGACGTCTAAGGAAACTGCCCATGCGCCTGACGAGCATGTGCTCATCAGTGACGTCATTAGCGATATAAAGACTGTGGTTGCATCATTACTTATGGAGCCGTAG
- a CDS encoding glutamyl-tRNA reductase, translated as MSKIKSLVMTYRDYDLDTLAKAYFTNEELTKLYKLYDSLIALETCNRIEFYLDGDEDEGELMKLINEKAGIKPRVLHDLDAVKHLLMVAAGLDSMFLGEREILSQVKRAYSAGKPSPRLRILFESAIRFGEGFRRRHNLYDISFVKFLADYVMRNVNKDDNILVIGGGEVARGVVRELLRNDYRGVTVINRTTDKLKYEFNGSIRLLGLESLMDELMSGKYDVVVVAVSVQSPLINLDDSMDGSLPRLIIDVSTPSAVNIQGNGHVRVVRLEDLREPYLEYVNGKSKVMNELSEIDHEAERIMRLIMRVDANEAIRDVMRFIEEIREEEVREALNALRNGESAEAVINAMSKSLVKKIMHNYLENMRRLAEVGNEDAVRRLRNYLMEILRNNEH; from the coding sequence ATGAGTAAGATTAAGTCGTTGGTAATGACCTACCGGGATTACGACCTAGACACATTGGCTAAGGCCTATTTTACAAATGAAGAATTGACAAAATTATACAAATTATATGACTCACTTATAGCGTTGGAGACTTGTAATAGGATTGAGTTTTACCTGGATGGTGATGAGGATGAGGGTGAATTAATGAAGTTGATTAATGAGAAGGCTGGGATAAAGCCTAGGGTGCTTCATGACCTAGATGCTGTTAAGCACCTATTAATGGTGGCGGCTGGGCTAGACTCGATGTTCTTAGGGGAAAGGGAAATATTGTCGCAGGTTAAGAGGGCTTACAGCGCCGGTAAGCCATCACCAAGGTTAAGGATATTATTCGAATCAGCAATTCGGTTTGGGGAGGGTTTTAGGCGTAGGCATAACCTTTACGATATTTCATTCGTGAAATTCCTGGCGGATTACGTAATGAGGAATGTTAATAAGGATGATAATATACTCGTTATTGGCGGCGGCGAGGTTGCAAGAGGCGTGGTTAGGGAGCTTCTCAGGAATGATTATAGGGGTGTAACGGTAATAAACAGGACAACGGATAAACTCAAGTATGAATTTAATGGTTCAATAAGGTTATTGGGCCTTGAATCATTAATGGATGAATTAATGAGTGGTAAGTATGATGTCGTGGTCGTGGCCGTGTCAGTACAATCACCCTTAATTAATCTCGATGATTCCATGGATGGTTCATTACCAAGGCTTATAATCGATGTTTCAACACCAAGCGCAGTTAATATTCAGGGTAATGGTCACGTCAGGGTTGTCAGGCTTGAGGATCTGAGGGAACCATACCTAGAATATGTGAATGGTAAGAGCAAGGTTATGAATGAATTGTCTGAGATTGATCATGAGGCTGAGAGGATAATGAGACTCATCATGCGCGTTGATGCTAATGAGGCCATTAGGGACGTAATGAGGTTTATTGAGGAGATTAGGGAGGAGGAGGTTAGGGAGGCATTGAATGCGTTAAGGAATGGTGAGAGTGCTGAGGCCGTGATTAATGCCATGAGCAAGTCCCTGGTTAAGAAGATAATGCATAACTACCTGGAAAATATGAGAAGGCTTGCTGAGGTGGGTAATGAGGATGCTGTAAGGAGGTTAAGGAATTATCTAATGGAGATATTAAGGAATAATGAGCATTAA